One genomic window of Solanum dulcamara chromosome 12, daSolDulc1.2, whole genome shotgun sequence includes the following:
- the LOC129877211 gene encoding uncharacterized protein LOC129877211: MAIAESNVEFLKINSPAFYGGIRRHLWQTPRVVDTVSCRQLYLRSAYTFSRKETIPQKTKKCLGKVRERVANGGKKKGKSGGRRRRVRRIAVVRRVKKICCAALCGVFRKLLSCTATVDVVDHES; this comes from the coding sequence ATGGCCATAGCTGAATCCAACGTGGAGTTCCTGAAGATTAATTCTCCGGCGTTCTACGGCGGCATAAGACGGCATCTCTGGCAGACGCCTAGGGTGGTGGACACCGTGTCATGCCGCCAGCTGTACTTGAGGAGCGCTTATACGTTCTCGAGAAAAGAAACTATTCCTCAGAAAACTAAGAAGTGTCTCGGAAAAGTCAGAGAAAGAGTGGCGAACGGCGGGAAAAAGAAGGGAAAATCCGGTGGGAGACGGAGGCGCGTGAGGAGGATCGCGGTGGTGAGGAGAGTGAAGAAAATTTGTTGTGCGGCGTTGTGCGGTGTTTTCCGAAAGTTGTTATCGTGCACTGCTACTGTTGATGTTGTGGATCATGAAAGTTAA